The following proteins come from a genomic window of Rutidosis leptorrhynchoides isolate AG116_Rl617_1_P2 chromosome 10, CSIRO_AGI_Rlap_v1, whole genome shotgun sequence:
- the LOC139870569 gene encoding uncharacterized protein, translating to MGAHGLCNVRHRSSTWLGICDIGRNIEALGISFSNSFIKTISLGNDTAFWNDQWFSNKPFCEKYNRLFRLESIKEMTIDKRLIKEDGCNWSGSWLWNRTPTGRTLDELNSLLSELQAFKFANNQNDSWKWNLSNNGIDLDTLRCQVCDEGLETVKHTLHQCKFAQEVWTRVLKWWGVSSQTIPSLEDLLEGKSDPARQDRPSLLWQAITWSSIYLIWKYRNHAIFRKKKGLGPMALNEIQIKSYQWISNRSSKIALDWNQWLLNTKSFDDHG from the exons ATGGGAGCTCATGGTTTATGTAATGTTCGCCACAGGTCATCCACGTGGCTCGGCATTTGtgatattgggagaaatattgaggCGCTTGGCATTTCCTTCTCCAACTCTTTTATCAAAACAATCAGTTTAGGGAACGACACCGCCTTCTGGAATGATCAATGGTTCAGCAACAAGCCTTTTTGTGAGAAATACAACAGATTGTTTAGGCTCGAATCGATTAAGGAGATGACAATTGATAAGAGGCTGATCAAAGAGGATGGATGCAATTGGTCAGGTTCGTGGCTTTGGAATCGTACACCAACAGGTCGCACATTAGATGAATTAAATTCGCTACTCTCAGAGCTGCAGGCGTTCAAGTTTGCAAATAATCAAAATGATAGCTGGAAGTGGAATTTAAGTAACAATG gaatcGACTTGGATACACTAAGATGTCAAGTATGCGATGAGGGTCTCGAGACTGTTAAGCACACTCTACACCAATGCAAATTCGCACAAGAAGTTTGGACTAGAGTTCTCAAATGGTGGGGCGTAAGTAGCCAAACAATCCCAAGCTTAGAAGATTTATTGGAGGGTAAATCGGACCCTGCTAGACAAGACCGCCCTTCATTGTTATGGCAAGCAATCACTTGGTCATCTATCTACCTTATTTGGAAATACAGAAATCATGCCATCTTTCGGAAGAAAAAAGGTCTTGGCCCAATGGCCCTCAACGAAATACAAATAAAATCGTATCAATGGATCTCAAACCGCTCTAGTAAGATCGCACTCGATTGGAATCAGTGGCTCCTCAATACAAAGTCTTTTGACGATCATGGTTAA